A DNA window from Maribellus comscasis contains the following coding sequences:
- a CDS encoding metal ABC transporter ATP-binding protein, translating to MEPLIKIENLTVGYDNTPVLENVNLDIFEKDFIGVIGPNGGGKTTLLKAVLGLLKPSGGKITFRKDIAGKKKPIGYLPQVRHIDRKFPITVFDVVRSGFLMKQKELSSSDLKQKINRLLDETGISNIRHKAIGELSGGQMQRVFLCRALISEPKILILDEPDTFVDNRFEGELYNRLIQLNKEIAIILVSHDLGTISSYVKTIACVNGDLHYHLSNNITQEQLDGYNCPIQIISHGDIPHTILKHHH from the coding sequence ATGGAACCACTTATAAAAATAGAGAACCTGACAGTTGGTTATGATAACACACCTGTTCTTGAGAATGTAAATCTTGATATATTTGAGAAAGATTTTATAGGTGTTATCGGCCCAAACGGTGGGGGAAAAACAACACTTCTGAAAGCTGTTTTGGGATTGTTAAAACCATCAGGGGGAAAAATTACATTCCGAAAAGATATTGCAGGAAAGAAAAAACCCATTGGATATTTACCACAGGTTAGACACATCGACAGGAAATTCCCTATTACTGTATTTGATGTCGTTCGTTCGGGTTTCTTAATGAAACAAAAGGAACTTTCGTCTTCAGATCTGAAACAGAAAATAAACCGGTTGCTCGATGAAACAGGCATTTCAAATATTCGGCACAAAGCTATCGGAGAGCTTTCCGGTGGACAAATGCAACGTGTTTTTTTGTGTCGGGCACTAATAAGCGAACCTAAAATTCTTATTCTTGATGAACCCGACACATTTGTTGACAACCGTTTCGAAGGTGAATTATATAACCGTTTAATTCAGTTAAATAAAGAAATTGCTATCATTCTGGTTTCGCACGATTTAGGAACTATTTCAAGTTATGTAAAAACCATTGCGTGTGTAAACGGCGATTTACATTATCACTTAAGCAACAACATCACACAGGAGCAACTTGACGGATACAACTGCCCCATTCAAATTATTTCGCACGGCGATATTCCACACACCATTTTAAAACACCACCATTAA
- a CDS encoding glucosamine-6-phosphate isomerase gives MMELNFSKVEEAFFKEAGLGKITTRIPYIPVDSFPKLGLLSAMSFLEWVSENPDGVVSLPTGKTAQHFLNYTKLILENWGNKKTKDALVKYGLGATKKPVLKDLQFVQMGEFYPISSDQHNSLCNYAGKYYIEGFGLDRKNALLINSDEIELAQNKHFSEIFPDYSIDLTLRYREAKTQMEQLQQESIFKIDNWCTNYENQIREKGGIGFFLGGIGPDGNIAFNTRGSDHFSSTRLKETNFETQAITAADLGGIEVSRKRLVITIGLGTLRFNPENKAIIYAAGEAIADTIKDSLEREPVVNYPASSLQKLKNSRFYLTESATVKLEDSIECFYNCGPWTHKKTERAVIELCRKINKFGGKLTLEDLKADKYCSQIPDLNENTVQSVIDSILVKLERGMHKEVNQVYYHTGPHHDDIMLGIMPVTNRQSRDASNEMHFAVATSGFNAVTNHFLKDLLVDTRDLINQGKIEMINFPDFFDSGYKFKWDKDIYHYLDNIAAQNGDEKRRGVCHRAVRALVSIWDIKDEKGLKQVIKEIIESLESTYDGGNNPPEIQKLKGMIRELEEELVWAHYGISVKNVHHWRLGFYQRGGSSSQPDKERDVLPILEEFRKYKPTVISLTMDPQGSGPDTHYKVLQAIARAVEEWNKEEDLSNLRIIGYRNVWFKYNPWDVEVLVPVSLNALATLDKSFSECYVTQVNASFPSYQLDGKFSDVAQRVWVEQHKQIQFLLGKNFFYQNDSALLRATHGMIYLHELNVEQFLEEAFSLEKSMEGIF, from the coding sequence ATGATGGAATTAAATTTTTCAAAAGTTGAAGAGGCATTTTTTAAAGAGGCAGGATTGGGAAAAATTACCACTCGGATTCCATATATCCCGGTTGATAGTTTTCCAAAACTAGGGCTGCTTTCTGCCATGAGTTTTTTGGAGTGGGTGAGTGAAAATCCGGATGGAGTTGTAAGTTTACCAACAGGGAAGACTGCCCAGCACTTTTTGAATTATACAAAACTAATTCTTGAAAATTGGGGTAATAAAAAAACAAAGGATGCACTTGTAAAATATGGGTTGGGAGCAACTAAAAAACCTGTTTTGAAAGACTTGCAGTTTGTTCAAATGGGTGAGTTTTACCCCATAAGTTCGGATCAGCATAACAGTTTATGTAACTACGCCGGGAAGTATTACATTGAAGGGTTTGGCCTGGATAGAAAGAATGCACTGTTAATAAATTCCGATGAGATTGAATTGGCCCAAAATAAACATTTTAGCGAAATTTTTCCGGATTATAGCATTGACTTAACCCTGCGATACAGGGAGGCAAAAACGCAAATGGAACAGTTGCAGCAGGAGTCGATTTTTAAAATTGACAATTGGTGCACGAATTATGAAAACCAAATAAGGGAAAAAGGTGGGATCGGATTTTTTCTTGGTGGAATCGGACCAGATGGGAATATTGCATTTAATACCCGTGGCTCCGATCATTTTTCCTCCACGCGTTTAAAAGAAACCAATTTTGAAACGCAGGCGATAACTGCAGCTGATTTGGGCGGAATAGAGGTTTCGCGCAAACGTTTGGTGATTACCATCGGCTTAGGCACGCTCCGGTTTAATCCTGAAAATAAAGCTATAATTTATGCGGCAGGAGAGGCTATTGCCGATACAATAAAAGATTCTTTGGAACGAGAGCCAGTAGTAAATTATCCGGCATCTTCTCTGCAAAAATTAAAAAACAGCCGTTTCTATCTTACCGAAAGTGCTACTGTAAAACTGGAAGATAGCATTGAATGTTTTTATAACTGCGGGCCATGGACGCATAAAAAGACGGAACGAGCTGTTATCGAACTTTGCAGGAAGATAAACAAGTTTGGAGGTAAATTGACCCTTGAAGATTTAAAAGCCGATAAATATTGCAGCCAGATTCCGGATTTGAATGAGAATACTGTTCAGAGTGTTATTGACTCTATTTTAGTCAAACTCGAACGTGGAATGCATAAAGAAGTCAACCAGGTATATTATCACACCGGCCCGCACCACGATGATATTATGCTGGGAATTATGCCAGTAACAAATCGTCAATCGCGTGATGCCAGCAACGAGATGCATTTTGCCGTGGCTACTTCCGGCTTTAATGCGGTAACCAATCATTTCCTGAAAGATTTGCTTGTTGATACACGTGATTTGATAAATCAGGGAAAAATAGAAATGATCAATTTTCCCGATTTTTTTGATTCAGGCTACAAATTTAAGTGGGACAAGGATATTTACCATTATCTGGATAATATTGCAGCACAGAATGGTGATGAAAAAAGACGTGGAGTTTGTCACCGTGCGGTTCGTGCATTGGTTTCAATCTGGGATATAAAAGATGAGAAAGGCCTGAAACAGGTAATAAAAGAAATTATTGAATCGCTTGAGAGTACATACGACGGTGGAAACAATCCTCCTGAAATCCAGAAGTTAAAGGGGATGATTCGGGAGCTTGAAGAGGAATTGGTGTGGGCACACTACGGGATATCTGTAAAAAACGTTCATCACTGGAGACTTGGTTTTTACCAAAGAGGCGGGTCTTCGAGTCAGCCCGATAAAGAGCGCGATGTTTTGCCGATTCTTGAAGAATTCAGGAAATACAAGCCAACCGTAATAAGTTTAACAATGGATCCGCAGGGAAGTGGACCAGATACACATTACAAAGTATTACAGGCAATTGCAAGGGCAGTTGAAGAATGGAACAAGGAAGAAGATTTAAGTAACTTGCGGATTATTGGCTACCGTAATGTTTGGTTTAAATATAATCCGTGGGATGTAGAGGTTCTTGTGCCTGTTTCTTTAAATGCTTTAGCCACACTGGACAAGTCGTTTTCAGAGTGTTATGTTACGCAGGTAAACGCATCGTTTCCAAGTTACCAACTCGATGGAAAATTTAGCGATGTCGCGCAACGTGTTTGGGTGGAGCAACACAAGCAAATTCAGTTTTTATTGGGAAAGAACTTTTTTTATCAAAATGACTCAGCATTGTTAAGAGCAACACACGGGATGATATATTTGCATGAATTAAATGTTGAACAGTTTCTTGAAGAGGCATTTTCTCTTGAAAAATCAATGGAAGGAATTTTTTAA
- a CDS encoding metal ABC transporter permease, which produces MNSVIELFNYDFFQKAFLAAVFASISCGVIGSYIVSRRIVFISGGITHASFGGIGLAFLVGFNPLLGAVLFAVLAALGIQFFTKVAEIREDSSIAIWWSLGMALGIIFVFLTPGYTPNLMSYLFGNILTVTVSELWWMFILNVIIILFFSLLFSKILFVAFDEEFARAAGLPVALFNYLTITLIALTVVLNIRVVGIILILSLLTIPQATANLFTNNFKKLLILSSVFAFTGTISGLFISYFLNIPSGAAIIFTLVIIFGLLRLFKFLRK; this is translated from the coding sequence ATGAATTCTGTAATTGAGCTATTTAACTACGATTTTTTTCAAAAAGCTTTTTTAGCCGCAGTTTTTGCCAGCATTTCATGTGGAGTAATCGGCAGCTATATTGTTTCCCGTCGTATTGTTTTTATCAGCGGAGGAATTACACATGCTTCATTTGGAGGAATCGGCCTTGCATTTTTGGTAGGATTTAATCCTTTGCTTGGCGCAGTGCTTTTTGCTGTTCTTGCAGCATTAGGAATTCAATTTTTTACCAAAGTAGCAGAAATCAGGGAAGATTCATCAATTGCTATTTGGTGGTCGCTGGGAATGGCGCTGGGAATTATTTTTGTTTTTCTCACTCCGGGATATACTCCCAATTTAATGAGTTATCTTTTTGGAAATATTCTGACTGTTACTGTTTCAGAACTATGGTGGATGTTTATTCTGAACGTCATTATCATCCTCTTTTTTTCATTACTTTTCAGCAAAATACTTTTTGTTGCTTTTGATGAAGAGTTTGCACGTGCAGCAGGCCTTCCGGTCGCCCTATTCAACTATTTAACCATTACACTTATCGCCTTAACTGTTGTACTAAATATTCGCGTTGTAGGGATTATTTTAATCTTGTCTTTATTAACCATCCCGCAGGCAACAGCCAATTTATTTACAAATAACTTTAAAAAACTACTTATTCTGTCGTCGGTTTTTGCATTTACCGGAACTATTTCCGGTTTGTTTATTTCCTATTTCCTGAATATTCCTTCCGGTGCAGCCATAATTTTTACACTTGTTATTATTTTTGGACTATTGCGTTTGTTTAAATTTCTCCGCAAATGA
- a CDS encoding metal ABC transporter solute-binding protein, Zn/Mn family, translated as MKKLILIFTTAVLLFSCSSSKKKSNEAEGKNVITVSILPEKTFVKRIAGDDFEVNVLIPPGASPAAYTLLPSQLKEIANSAIWFRMGYIGFEYSWKDKIEQANKNMKVVDLSEGLDLIADETEQHGDHVHMNGVDPHIWLSPALVKKMAERIADELTILNPEKGPEYKVNYLKFVKEIDQLNIKIKNSLKDYQGKKVIVFHPSLSYYARDYGLEQYSLESGGKEPTPQHLKEVVDLAKKENIKVIYIQSEFDREHARVFAEEIGGEIIQISPLDPAWSDNLMEITQILVDNF; from the coding sequence ATGAAGAAACTAATCTTAATATTTACAACCGCAGTACTTTTATTTTCGTGTAGTTCAAGTAAGAAAAAAAGTAACGAAGCTGAAGGTAAAAATGTAATTACAGTTAGTATTTTACCTGAAAAAACTTTTGTTAAAAGAATTGCCGGCGACGATTTTGAGGTCAACGTGCTCATACCTCCAGGTGCCAGTCCTGCTGCATATACACTGCTTCCTTCTCAACTGAAAGAAATCGCAAATTCAGCCATTTGGTTTAGGATGGGTTACATCGGATTTGAATATTCGTGGAAAGACAAAATAGAGCAAGCCAACAAAAATATGAAGGTAGTCGATCTTTCGGAAGGATTGGATCTGATAGCTGACGAAACCGAACAACACGGTGACCATGTGCATATGAACGGCGTAGATCCGCACATTTGGCTGTCTCCTGCTCTGGTAAAAAAGATGGCTGAACGAATTGCCGATGAACTGACCATATTAAATCCTGAAAAAGGACCAGAATACAAGGTAAACTATTTAAAATTTGTAAAGGAAATCGATCAGCTCAACATCAAAATAAAGAACTCACTAAAAGACTATCAGGGCAAAAAGGTAATTGTTTTTCACCCGAGTCTTTCTTATTACGCGAGAGATTACGGACTGGAGCAGTATTCTCTGGAATCGGGTGGAAAAGAGCCAACGCCGCAACATCTGAAAGAAGTGGTTGATTTGGCAAAAAAAGAAAACATAAAGGTAATTTATATTCAAAGTGAGTTTGATCGCGAGCATGCGCGTGTTTTTGCCGAAGAAATTGGTGGTGAAATAATTCAGATAAGCCCGCTTGACCCGGCCTGGTCTGATAATTTGATGGAAATTACCCAAATCCTTGTTGACAATTTTTGA
- a CDS encoding ferredoxin--NADP reductase, producing the protein MQARQQKAPDKLKEYTLNGNEEISPGVHLISFDRDVDFIPGQVVKIGIDTKTPPRIYSICSGNHENEIKILFNIKDDGFLTPKLAAYIPGDKILVSKPYGSFLGSKAPAWCIATGTGIAPFYSMFQSGLFENKRLIHGVSYLNQFYFEDELDWALGENYVRCCSRESSCDVYPGRVTRYLAEQSHFPKQKYYICGKAIMVVEIRDLLIEKGVSFENIVAEIYF; encoded by the coding sequence ATGCAGGCCAGACAACAAAAAGCTCCCGATAAACTAAAAGAATATACCCTAAACGGGAATGAAGAAATCTCGCCAGGCGTTCATTTGATTTCTTTTGATCGTGATGTTGATTTTATCCCGGGGCAAGTAGTAAAAATTGGAATCGACACAAAAACACCACCGCGTATTTACAGCATTTGCAGCGGAAATCATGAAAACGAGATAAAGATTCTTTTTAATATTAAAGACGATGGTTTTCTGACACCAAAACTTGCTGCTTACATTCCCGGTGATAAGATTCTGGTTTCAAAACCTTACGGAAGTTTTCTGGGATCAAAAGCCCCTGCCTGGTGTATTGCTACCGGCACAGGAATCGCACCGTTTTACAGTATGTTTCAATCGGGTTTGTTTGAAAATAAAAGGCTCATTCACGGGGTAAGTTACCTGAATCAATTTTATTTTGAAGATGAGTTGGACTGGGCACTTGGTGAGAATTATGTCCGCTGTTGTTCACGCGAATCCTCTTGTGATGTTTACCCTGGAAGAGTCACCCGCTATCTGGCTGAACAAAGTCATTTTCCAAAACAAAAATACTACATCTGCGGGAAAGCAATTATGGTTGTCGAAATTCGCGATTTATTGATTGAAAAGGGAGTTTCTTTTGAAAATATAGTTGCCGAAATATATTTTTGA
- the yidD gene encoding membrane protein insertion efficiency factor YidD, with translation MRKIGNILQKTLSWILLLPVYLYKYGISPLTPASCRHVPTCSEYAVQALKIHGPFKGFILATKRISKCHPWGTHGYDPVPPKEKIKVKKMKVK, from the coding sequence ATGAGAAAAATTGGAAACATATTACAGAAAACGCTAAGCTGGATTTTGCTGCTACCTGTGTATCTATATAAATATGGAATTTCTCCTTTAACACCAGCTTCATGCCGTCACGTTCCAACATGTTCTGAATACGCAGTGCAGGCCCTGAAAATCCATGGCCCGTTTAAGGGATTTATTTTAGCAACAAAACGTATCTCAAAATGCCATCCATGGGGAACGCACGGCTACGATCCGGTCCCGCCAAAAGAAAAAATTAAGGTTAAAAAAATGAAAGTCAAATAA
- a CDS encoding LolA family protein: protein MKKSIFTLIVFFLASSVSVIQAQNLKEILDKHFKAIGQDKLTKVETYAVKAKVNQMGMEIPMEMKMKRPDKFRMEMDMAGQKMIQAFNGEKGWVVAPWVSNEPQELSGAELEQAMAQADIDGELYNYEKKGHKVELVGKENIDGTEVYNLKLTDKNGNIKNYYIDADKYLLSQVKARAISMGQEVNVTQKMVEYKDFDGIKMATRIISTTPMGDAEIIMEDIKFNPDIADSVFEKPAN from the coding sequence ATGAAAAAATCAATTTTTACACTCATTGTTTTCTTTTTGGCTTCTTCGGTGAGTGTTATCCAGGCACAAAACTTAAAAGAAATTCTAGACAAACACTTTAAAGCCATAGGTCAGGATAAGCTTACCAAAGTGGAAACATATGCAGTAAAAGCGAAAGTCAACCAGATGGGGATGGAAATCCCCATGGAAATGAAAATGAAAAGACCCGATAAATTCAGAATGGAAATGGATATGGCGGGGCAAAAAATGATTCAGGCTTTTAACGGAGAAAAAGGCTGGGTTGTCGCCCCATGGGTTAGCAACGAGCCACAGGAATTAAGCGGAGCAGAGCTCGAACAGGCAATGGCACAAGCTGATATTGACGGAGAACTATATAACTATGAGAAAAAAGGCCACAAAGTTGAGTTGGTAGGTAAAGAAAATATTGATGGCACAGAGGTGTATAACCTGAAACTGACCGATAAAAACGGGAATATAAAAAACTATTATATTGATGCTGATAAATATTTGCTCAGCCAGGTAAAAGCAAGAGCCATTTCAATGGGACAAGAAGTGAATGTAACCCAGAAAATGGTGGAATATAAAGATTTTGACGGAATAAAAATGGCTACCAGGATCATCTCAACAACTCCAATGGGTGACGCAGAAATTATAATGGAAGATATTAAATTTAATCCTGATATTGCTGACAGCGTTTTTGAAAAACCAGCCAACTAA
- a CDS encoding ROK family transcriptional regulator → MEHLFKNTGGQSQAVELKKISHKKQILRAIYFDGSLSNSELSKIVKLSTPKINSLLIELIDDGLVKDLGRGDSSGGRRPNIYGLVEDGFYVVGITINIKRTIISIFNASNEEVSGPHYFPIKVHSDIGIFNEVNKALEKVVNESNILREKILVAGIELPGLINEKKGVNKTYFPHIPDLYEELHKIFGIPVYFNHDSKLRTFAEQHFGLAKNKKNVLMLQADWGLGLGIIVSGKLYNGKSGFSGEFGHLPIVDNGELCSCGKKGCLETIASATAIARMAKQGIKDGNSSLILELVDGETDKIEISNVIQAANSGDQFAISLFTDVGYWLGRGMVYLIQIFNPELIIVSGKVAEASQFILAPIQQAIQTFSNRDISNDTEIKFSELGAKAGTMGAAAYALEKISFSK, encoded by the coding sequence ATGGAACACCTATTTAAAAATACCGGAGGACAAAGTCAGGCGGTTGAATTGAAAAAGATCAGCCACAAGAAACAAATCTTAAGAGCTATTTATTTCGACGGCTCTTTATCCAACTCAGAACTCTCTAAAATTGTGAAACTGAGTACTCCAAAGATTAACAGTTTGCTCATTGAGTTAATCGACGACGGATTGGTAAAAGATCTTGGTCGCGGAGATTCGAGTGGTGGCCGGCGGCCCAATATTTATGGTCTTGTTGAAGATGGTTTTTATGTAGTTGGAATTACAATAAATATTAAACGAACCATAATTTCCATTTTTAATGCCAGCAACGAGGAAGTAAGTGGTCCGCATTATTTCCCGATTAAAGTTCATTCCGACATTGGTATTTTTAATGAAGTAAATAAGGCGCTGGAAAAAGTTGTAAATGAAAGTAATATTTTGAGGGAGAAGATACTGGTGGCGGGTATTGAATTACCGGGGCTGATAAATGAGAAAAAAGGAGTGAACAAGACTTATTTCCCCCATATTCCGGATTTGTACGAAGAATTGCACAAAATTTTTGGTATCCCGGTATATTTTAATCACGATTCAAAATTAAGGACTTTTGCTGAACAACATTTTGGCCTGGCAAAAAATAAAAAGAATGTTTTGATGCTTCAGGCTGACTGGGGACTGGGTTTGGGAATAATTGTAAGTGGTAAATTATACAACGGCAAATCGGGTTTCTCCGGAGAATTTGGACACCTTCCGATTGTAGATAACGGAGAACTCTGTAGCTGCGGGAAAAAAGGGTGTTTGGAAACCATAGCCTCGGCAACTGCAATTGCGCGGATGGCTAAACAAGGAATTAAAGACGGAAACTCATCTTTAATATTGGAGCTGGTAGATGGAGAAACTGACAAAATAGAAATTTCAAATGTAATTCAGGCGGCTAATTCAGGCGATCAGTTTGCTATTTCGCTTTTTACTGATGTGGGTTACTGGCTTGGAAGAGGAATGGTATACCTGATTCAAATATTTAATCCCGAACTCATTATTGTTAGCGGCAAGGTTGCAGAAGCCAGTCAGTTTATTCTGGCTCCCATCCAACAGGCAATTCAAACGTTTAGCAATCGCGATATAAGCAATGATACCGAGATAAAATTTTCAGAATTAGGCGCAAAAGCAGGAACAATGGGAGCTGCTGCTTATGCATTGGAGAAAATATCTTTTTCAAAATAA
- the nagB gene encoding glucosamine-6-phosphate deaminase, producing MKLVIQKNYEELSKWTADYIAKRINEYQPNEKRPFVLGLPTGSTPVGTYQELIRLNKAGIVSFAHVITFNMDEYVGLPEEHAESYHTFMFENFFNHIDIEKENIHILNGNAKDVLKECSDYEEKIKAVGGIHLFLGGMGADGHLAFNIPGSPLTSRTRLVDLNYDTVVANSRFFDNDITKVPKQALTVGVQTVMDAKEVLIVVNGYKKARALQKVVEEGINHMWTLSTLQMHPGGIVVCDEEATMELKVGTVKYFRDSFA from the coding sequence ATGAAATTAGTTATTCAAAAAAATTATGAGGAGTTAAGCAAGTGGACTGCTGACTATATTGCAAAAAGAATAAACGAGTATCAACCCAACGAAAAAAGACCCTTTGTATTGGGTCTTCCAACCGGCTCCACTCCTGTGGGTACATACCAAGAATTAATTCGGTTAAATAAAGCCGGAATCGTTTCATTTGCCCATGTAATTACATTTAATATGGATGAGTATGTTGGCCTGCCAGAGGAGCATGCTGAAAGTTACCATACTTTTATGTTCGAAAATTTCTTTAATCATATTGATATAGAAAAAGAGAACATTCATATTTTGAACGGAAATGCTAAAGATGTGTTAAAGGAATGTTCTGATTACGAGGAAAAAATAAAAGCAGTTGGAGGTATTCATTTATTTCTTGGAGGAATGGGAGCTGACGGCCACCTGGCTTTTAATATTCCCGGTTCTCCGTTGACATCGCGAACAAGATTGGTCGATTTAAACTATGATACCGTTGTTGCCAATTCGCGTTTTTTTGATAATGACATTACAAAAGTTCCCAAACAAGCTCTTACTGTGGGGGTTCAAACTGTTATGGATGCCAAAGAGGTTTTGATTGTTGTAAACGGTTATAAAAAAGCCAGGGCGCTGCAAAAAGTAGTTGAAGAGGGTATAAATCATATGTGGACATTATCGACACTGCAAATGCATCCGGGCGGCATTGTTGTTTGCGATGAAGAAGCGACAATGGAATTAAAAGTAGGTACCGTAAAATATTTTCGCGATTCGTTTGCATAA
- a CDS encoding Sb-PDE family phosphodiesterase produces the protein MCTKKQIILWFFIFFTGIVSGQSRKIINIPDIPGYQTLKCDFHIHTVFSDGTVWPTVRVEEAWEEGLDAIAISDHIEYRPHSKDVVADHNRSFEIAEPLAQQKNVVLIRAAEITRSMPPGHLNALFIRNANLLERDDVMDAIKEAREQGAFIFWNHPGWKAQQPDSTLWWEEHTELLDNGLLHGIEVYNSSEYYPEALEWANEKNLTMLCNSDVHDPIRMSYDLSTGHRPMTLVFAKSKTTGGIKEALFSQRTAVYYDKTLIGKSEILEPLFFASLAFKDNPLKIQNGASRRIEITNKSEVDYELELVQPGVGFDAPEHVILKAGQITPLTISGNSDEISQAKTLNIYYGVKNMLLNPEENLIVTFSFRNL, from the coding sequence ATGTGCACTAAAAAACAAATTATACTATGGTTTTTTATATTCTTTACGGGAATTGTTTCCGGGCAATCAAGAAAAATAATAAACATTCCTGATATCCCTGGCTATCAGACTTTAAAATGTGATTTTCATATACACACCGTTTTTTCTGACGGAACAGTTTGGCCAACAGTAAGAGTAGAGGAAGCGTGGGAAGAAGGTCTTGATGCAATTGCTATCTCCGATCACATTGAATACAGGCCCCATTCCAAAGATGTGGTTGCAGATCACAATCGTTCGTTTGAAATTGCAGAACCGCTGGCTCAACAAAAAAATGTTGTTTTAATACGCGCAGCAGAGATAACACGCAGTATGCCGCCGGGACATTTAAATGCATTATTTATCCGAAACGCCAATTTACTTGAACGGGACGATGTTATGGATGCAATAAAAGAAGCACGCGAACAAGGCGCATTTATTTTCTGGAATCATCCCGGCTGGAAGGCGCAGCAACCAGACTCAACCCTTTGGTGGGAAGAACATACCGAATTACTCGACAATGGCTTACTACATGGCATCGAAGTTTATAACAGCAGTGAATATTACCCCGAAGCTTTAGAGTGGGCAAATGAAAAAAACCTTACCATGCTCTGCAACTCTGATGTTCATGACCCTATCAGAATGTCGTATGATTTGTCCACCGGGCACAGACCCATGACACTTGTATTTGCAAAGAGCAAAACCACCGGAGGTATTAAGGAAGCATTATTTAGCCAAAGAACTGCAGTGTATTATGACAAGACTTTGATAGGGAAATCTGAAATTCTGGAGCCATTATTTTTTGCTTCACTTGCATTTAAAGACAACCCGCTAAAAATACAGAATGGCGCAAGCAGGCGAATTGAAATAACAAATAAATCAGAGGTTGATTATGAACTGGAGCTGGTACAACCCGGAGTTGGTTTTGATGCACCTGAACATGTCATCTTAAAAGCAGGTCAAATCACTCCTTTAACAATCAGTGGAAATTCTGACGAAATTTCACAGGCTAAAACGTTGAATATATATTACGGGGTTAAAAATATGCTGCTTAATCCGGAAGAAAATCTGATTGTTACTTTTTCGTTTCGGAATTTATAA